The window AACTCCATGATCACCAGGGGTGTCTCGGCCCTGATCCTGGACGTCGTGGATCCCAAGGCCCTGCGTTCCTCGGTCCGGGCGGCGGACCGCGAGGGCATCCCCGTGGTCGCCTACGACCGGCTCGCCGAGGGCCCGATCTCGGGTTTCGTCAGTTTCAACGGCGGCCAGGTCGGCCGGCTCCAGGGCCAGGACCTGCTCAAGGGCATGGGGGCCAGGGCCGACGGCGGCGGCGTCGTCATGATGAACGGCGACCCCTCCAGCCCCAACGCCGCCTGGTACGAGGGCGGGTCCCGGTCCGTTCTCAAGGACAAGGTGCGGATCCTCAAGTCGTACAACACCCTGGGGTGGCGCACGGAGAACGCGAACGACCACATGTCCGCCGCGATCAGCGACCTCGGCCCGAACCAGATCGACGGCGTGCTGGCGGCCAACGACTCCATCGCCGCCGGTGTCATCGCGGCGCTCAAGAGCGCCCGTATCTCGCCGCTGCCCCCGGTCACCGGCCAGGACGCCGATCTCGACGCGGTGCGGCGCATCGTCGAGGGCGAGCAGTACATGACCGTCTACAAGCCCTTCCGGCTGGAGACCGAGGCGGCCGCCGCGATGGCCGTCGCCCTGGCGCGCGACAACGACCTCGACGCCCTCGTCACACGGAGCGTGGACAGCCCGACCACGAAGAACATCCCGGCGGTGCTGCTCACTCCGATCGCCGTGACGGCCGAGACGATCGGGCGGACGCTCGTCCGGGACGGCGTCTACACGATCGACCAGATCTGCACCCCGAAGCTCCGGCCGGCCTGTGACCGGATCGGGCTCACCCGGTGAGGGACGTGATTCCCCGTGGCCCATCCCCCTGTTCTGGCGTTGCGCGGCATCTCCAAGCGGTTCGGCGGCGTGCAGGCGCTCGTGGACGTCGACCTTCAGGTCCGGGCCGGTGAGGTCGTGGCCCTGGCGGGCGACAACGGCGCCGGCAAGTCCACGCTGATCAAGGTGATCTCCGGGGTCAGCCCCGCCGACCGGGGCATCGTCGAGTGGGAGGGGCGGCTCGTGCAGATCAAACGCCCGCACGACGCCCACGCCCTGGGCATCGCGACCGTCTACCAGGACCTCGCCATGTGCGACAACCTGGACGTCGTAGGCAATCTCTTCCTCGGCCGGGAGATCGACCGGGTCGGTGTCCTCGACGAGGTGGAGATGGAGCGCCGCTCCCGTGACCTGATGCGCGCCCTGTCGATCCGGATCCCCGATGTGCGGGTGCCGGTCGCGGCGCTGTCCGCCGGTCAGCGCCAGGCCGTCGCGATCTCCCGCTCGCTCATGGGCGCGCCCAAGGTGCTGCTGCTGGACGAGCCCACCGCCGCCCTGGGCGTGGAGCAGACCAGCCATCTGCTCGACCTCATCGAGGAGGTGCGCGACCGCGGGATGGCGATCATCCTGATCAGTCACAACATGGGCGACATCAAGGCCGTCGCGGACCGGGTGGCCGTGCTGCGGCTGGGGCGCAACAACGGTCTGTTCGACGTGAGCACGGTGACGCAGGAGCAGATCATCTCCTCGGTCACCGGGGCGGCGGACAACGCGGTGGCGCATCGCTCGAAGGGCGACGAGGAGGCCTGGCCGTGAGCCGGGGCGGGCCGCACCGGGACGGCGGACCGGGCAGCGCCGGTCCCCTGGCGCCCGACCGCGGGCCGCGCACCCGGGGCTGGTCCGGCAATCTGCGCGAGTACGCCCTGGAGGTGCGCGGCAGTGTGCGCGACAGCGAGCGCGGGCCGCTGCTGGTCATCGCCGGGCTGATCGTGATCTGGTGCGTCTTCCAGGGTCTGGACGACAAGTTCCTCTCGCCGCGCAACCTGTCCAACCTCGGCGTGGGCATCGTGGGGACCGGTCTGGTCGCCGTCGGCATCGTGTTCGTGCTGCTGATCCGGGAGAT of the Streptomyces koelreuteriae genome contains:
- a CDS encoding substrate-binding domain-containing protein, encoding MRGRSWRVFVALMAGVLATSLVGCTESGEEGDDSLTLGLLLPSRAVPRWEQSDKPLIEKRVKELCPECSVVYANAENDAASQRQQMNSMITRGVSALILDVVDPKALRSSVRAADREGIPVVAYDRLAEGPISGFVSFNGGQVGRLQGQDLLKGMGARADGGGVVMMNGDPSSPNAAWYEGGSRSVLKDKVRILKSYNTLGWRTENANDHMSAAISDLGPNQIDGVLAANDSIAAGVIAALKSARISPLPPVTGQDADLDAVRRIVEGEQYMTVYKPFRLETEAAAAMAVALARDNDLDALVTRSVDSPTTKNIPAVLLTPIAVTAETIGRTLVRDGVYTIDQICTPKLRPACDRIGLTR
- a CDS encoding ATP-binding cassette domain-containing protein; translated protein: MAHPPVLALRGISKRFGGVQALVDVDLQVRAGEVVALAGDNGAGKSTLIKVISGVSPADRGIVEWEGRLVQIKRPHDAHALGIATVYQDLAMCDNLDVVGNLFLGREIDRVGVLDEVEMERRSRDLMRALSIRIPDVRVPVAALSAGQRQAVAISRSLMGAPKVLLLDEPTAALGVEQTSHLLDLIEEVRDRGMAIILISHNMGDIKAVADRVAVLRLGRNNGLFDVSTVTQEQIISSVTGAADNAVAHRSKGDEEAWP